In the genome of Dermacentor andersoni chromosome 3, qqDerAnde1_hic_scaffold, whole genome shotgun sequence, one region contains:
- the LOC126524131 gene encoding putative nuclease HARBI1: protein MADGGSGDSRPVPASVMAVAKRCRLDEELLLLFDEDSSCSTDSSTSSSSDSSGDDEDLALYEQLFEQLFTPPEKRPKVVSYVEKTVAAYSDEEFRRNFRVSRSAADSLAAEFAKSPHYPSRTDRGRLPPKSPQEHVLSFLWYAANKSRIRDVAGRFEVGESTHHRMMYRVMAFLLDIAPRIVTFPDDLQKLANAFEQVSGFPDTIGCIDGGYIPVRCPAGKVRSVYVNRHHYPSLTLQGICDNRKRFLDASTGAPSKIHDSRIFPLSNISKKLPQLCAGKYHILGDAAYSSRQFLMTPIRDYGSLDASDKAFNTKLSSTRVLIENAFDELKGRFRQLQRLDLMTVDNMSKFIISCCVLHNICIDNGESFHSPLEDMRLSSQVNNDQSPTADEVCSGTSREESLLRALAEVKREKIRSKIGRKRRYPQSL from the exons ATGGCGGACGGTGGTAGCGGTGATAGTCGACCGGTGCCAGCAAGCGTAATGGCAGTAGCTAAGCGCTGCCGTCTGGACGAAgagttgttgttgctgtttgatGAAGACAGCAGCTGTAGCACAGATTCGAGCACAAGCTCCTCTTCGGACAGCAGCGGCGACGACGAGGACTTAGCATTGTATGAGCAGCTGTTCGAGCAGCTTTTTACCCCGCCGGAGAAGCGACCGAAGGTCGTGTCGTATGTGGAAAAGACGGTCGCCGCTTATTCGGACGAAGA GTTTCGCAGGAATTTCCGAGTGTCACGGTCGGCTGCAGATTCCCTTGCTGCTGAGTTCGCGAAATCGCCGCACTACCCTTCAAGAACTGATCGCGGAAGACTGCCCCCAAAGTCGCCTCAAGAGCATGTGCTGTCCTTTTTGTG GTATGCTGCCAATAAATCCCGCATACGGGATGTCGCAGGGCGATTTGAGGTTGGGGAAAGCACGCATCACAGGATGATGTACCGCGTCATGGCGTTTCTTCTGGACATCGCACCCCGCATCGTGACCTTCCCAGATGACTTGCAGAAGCTTGCTAATGCGTTTGAACAG GTTTCAGGGTTTCCAGACACCATTGGCTGCATTGACGGTGGCTATATTCCTGTTAGGTGCCCTGCTGGTAAGGTGCGGTCAGTGTACGTGAATAGGCACCATTACCCATCCTTGACGCTGCAGGGGATATGTGATAACCGGAAGAGGTTCCTTGATGCCAGCACTGGTGCACCTAGTAAAATTCACGACTCTAGGATCTTTCCGCTTTCAAACATTTCGAAGAAATTGCCTCAACTCTGTGCTGGAAAATACCATATTCTTGGGGACGCTGCATACTCATCTCGACAGTTTTTGATGACTCCCATTCGAGACTATGGAAGCCTGGATGCCTCTGACAAGGCATTTAACACCAAACTTTCATCCACTCGTGTGCTAATTGAAAACGCATTTGATGAACTGAAGGGTAGATTTAGGCAGCTACAGCGTTTGGACCTCATGACTGTAGACAACATGTCAAAATTTATTATCTCTTGCTGTGTCCTTCACAATATCTGCATCGACAACGGGGAATCATTCCATAGTCCACTTGAGGACATGCGTCTGAGCTCCCAGGTTAACAATGATCAGAGCCCTACTGCAGATGAAGTCTGCAGCGGAACATCTAGAGAAGAGAGCCTCTTACGGGCACTTGCAGAAGTTAAACGGGAGAAAATTAGGTCCAAGATTGGACGGAAGAGGAGGTACCCACAAAGCCTGTAG